One region of Triticum aestivum cultivar Chinese Spring chromosome 6B, IWGSC CS RefSeq v2.1, whole genome shotgun sequence genomic DNA includes:
- the LOC123137571 gene encoding protein disulfide isomerase-like 5-3 — MPAMAVDKQRLLPLFVLALVTPACLASGGEEPARFQIPQDGSVVELDEGNFEAALAAVDFLFVDFHAPWCGHCKRLSPQLDEAAPVLAGLSTPIVVAKVNAEKYKKLGSKYGVDGFPTLMLFDHGVPTEYTGSRKAGQLVESLRKLVAPDVSVLKSDAAIKSFLQEAGVGFPLFIGFGVDESSIAEYGARYKKKAWFSTANDFSEDLMAVYDFDKIPALVSLNPKYNEQSVFYGPFEGTFLEDFIRQSLLPITVPINEETVKMLKDDDRKVVLAILQDESDETSMQLIKVLRSAANANHDLVFGYVGVNQWEEFTEPFHDSKSSQLPKLVVWDKDEEYEVVEGLESLEEGDHGSQISRFLEAYRAGRTIKKTLGRRSPTLLGVNASYILLFLVAVLVVLMFFSGQGEEDRQPTRAHQE; from the exons ATGCCGGCGATGGCCGTGGACAAGCAGCGGCTGCTTCCTCTCTTCGTTCTTGCTTTAGTGACGCCGGCCTGCTTGGCGAGTGGCGGAGAGGAGCCGGCGAGGTTCCAGATCCCCCAAGACGGGAGCGTGGTGGAGCTGGACGAAGGCAACTTCGAGGCGGCGCTGGCCGCCGTCGATTTCCTCTTCGTGGACTTCCACGCCCCGTGGTGCGGCCACTGCAAACGCCTCTCCCCGCAG TTGGATGAAGCTGCTCCGGTTCTTGCTGGGCTGAGCACGCCAATTGTAGTCGCGAAAGTAAATGCAGAGAAGTACAAAAAGCTTGGGTCCAAATATGGAGTAGA TGGCTTCCCTACTCTTATGCTTTTTGACCATGGAGTCCCCACAGAGTACACTGGTTCAAGGAAGGCCGGCCAGCTCGTTGAGAGCCTGAGGAAGCTTGTCGCACCTGATGTTTCTGTTCTCAAGTCCGACGCGGCAATCAAAAGTTTTCTCCAGGAAGCTGGTGTGGGTTTTCCATTATTTATTGGATTTGGGGTGGATGAATCCTCCATTGCCGAGTATGGAGCAAGGTACAAGAAGAAGGCATGGTTTTCTACAGCAAATGATTTCTCTGAGGATTTGATGGCCGTGTATGATTTTGACAAGATTCCAGCATTGGTTTCGCTCAACCCAAAATATAACGAGCAGAGTGTTTTTTATGGCCCCTTTGAAG GAACCTTTTTGGAGGATTTTATACGGCAATCCCTGCTTCCGATAACTGTGCCCATCAATGAAGAGACTGTTAAGATGCTAAAAGATGATGATAGGAAAGTTGTCCTTGCAATTCTgcaggatgaatctgatgaaactTCCATGCAGTTGATAAAAGTTTTAAGGTCTGCAGCCAATGCAAACCATGACCTGGTGTTTGGATATGTGGGAGTCAACCAATGGGAGGAATTCACTGAGCCTTTCCATGATTCTAAGAGCTCACAGCTGCCAAAGTTGGTAGTCTGGGACAAAGATGAGGAGTATGAAGTG GTTGAGGGTTTAGAGAGTTTGGAAGAAGGTGACCACGGATCCCAAATTAGTCGTTTCCTCGAGGCATATAGAGCTGGAAGAACAATAAAGAAGACATTGGGCAGACGCTCCCCAACGCTGCTCGGTGTGAATGCGTCGTACATCCTCCTCTTCTTGGTGGCTGTGCTTGTTGTTCTGATGTTTTTCTCTGGGCAAGGCGAGGAAGATCGCCAGCCAACACGAGCCCATCAAGAATGA